The proteins below come from a single Cervus elaphus chromosome 4, mCerEla1.1, whole genome shotgun sequence genomic window:
- the NOD2 gene encoding nucleotide-binding oligomerization domain-containing protein 2 isoform X1 — MCAQDAFQTQRSQLVESLVSGSLEGFESILDQLLSREVLSWEDYEGLSLVGQPISHLARRLLDTVWNKGAWGCEQLTAAVREAQADSQPPELPSSWDPRSPHPARDLQSHRPAIVRRLYGHVEGVLGLAQQRGFINQYETDEIRRPIFTSTQRARRLLDLATVKANGLAAFLLQCIQELPAPLALPFEDAACKKYMSKLRTVISAQSRFLSTYDGAETLCLEEVYTENVLEIQTEVGVAGPSQQSPTTLGLEELFSTRDHFNKEADTVLVVGEAGSGKSTLLQQLHLLWALGRAFQEFLFVFPFSCRQLQCLEKPLCVRTLLFEHCCWPDLGPQDVFQVLLDHPERILLTFDGFDEFRFRFTDRERHCCPTAPTSVQSLLFNLLQGNLLKNARKVLTSRPGAVSASLRKHVRIELSLKGFSEEGIELYLRKRHREPGVADRLLCLLRATSALHGLCHLPVFSWMVSKCHEELLLQGQGSPKTTTDMYLLILGHFLLHASPQPLATHGLGSSLIQGRLPTLLHLGRLALWGLGTCCYVFSAKQLQAAHVDSEDLSLGFLVRAKGVVAGSTAPLEFLHITFQCFFAAFYLALSADTPPSSLRHLFQGHRPGSSPLARVLPKLFLRGSRCKEGSVAALLQGAESHNLQITGAFLVGLLSQEHRSLLAECQASETALLRCRDCVQRCLTRSLREHFRSIPPSVPGEAKSMHALPSFLWLIRSLYEMQEERLAREAARRLNVGHLKLTFCSVGPAECAALAFVLRHLRRPVALQLDHNSVGDIGVEQLLPCLGVCKALYLRDNNISDRGICKLVEHALHCEQLQKLALFNNKLTDGCAHSMARLLACKQNFLALRLGNNHITAAGAEVLAQGLRTNNSLQFLGFWGNQVGDEGAQALAAALGDHQSLRWLSLVGNNIGSVGAQALALMLEKNVALEELCLEENHVQDEGVCFLAKGLARNSSLKVLKLSNNHITSLGAEALVQALEKNDSIREVWLRGNTFSPEEIEKLSHRDTRLLL; from the exons ATGTGCGCACAGGATGCTTTTCAGACACAGAGAAGCCAACTGGTGGAGTCGCTGGTCTCGGGGTCCCTGGAGGGCTTTGAGAGCATTCTGGACCAGCTGCTTTCCCGGGAAGTCCTCTCCTGGGAGGACTACGAGGGGCTCAGCCTCGTGGGCCAGCCCATCTCCCACTTGGCCAGGCGCCTCCTCGACACCGTCTGGAATAAGGGTGCTTGGGGCTGTGAGCAACTGACTGCAGCTGTGCGGGAGGCCCAGGCTGACAGCCAGCCCCCCGAGCTTCCCAGCTCCTGGGACCCCCGCTCACCCCACCCAGCCCGTGACCTGCAGAGTCACCGACCGGCCATCGTCAGGAGACTCTACGGCCACGTGGAGGGTGTGCTGGGCCTGGCACAGCAGCGGGGTTTCATCAACCAGTACGAAACTGATGAAATCAGGCGGCCCATCTTCACGTCAACCCAGCGG GCAAGAAGGCTCCTTGATCTCGCCACAGTGAAGGCGAATGGGTTGGCTGCCTTTCTTCTCCAGTGTATTCAGGAATTACCGGCCCCATTGGCCCTGCCTTTTGAAG ATGCCGCCTGTAAGAAGTACATGTCCAAGCTGAGGACCGTTATATCAGCTCAGTCTCGCTTCCTGAGCACCTATGATGGAGCCGAGACTCTTTGCTTGGAAGAAGTGTATACAGAGAATGTTCTGGAAATCCAGACGGAGGTGGGCGTGGCTGGACCTTCGCAGCAGAGCCCTACCACCCTAGGCCTGGAGGAGCTCTTCAGCACGCGTGACCATTTCAACAAAGAGGCGGACACTGTGCTGGTGGTGGGCGAGGCGGGCAGCGGCAAGAGCACGCTCTTGCAACAGCTGCACCTGCTCTGGGCTTTGGGGCGGGCCTTCCAGGAATTTCTCTTTGTCTTCCCGTTCAGCTGCCGGCAGCTGCAGTGCCTGGAGAAACCGCTGTGCGTGCGGACGCTGCTTTTCGAACACTGCTGTTGGCCCGACCTTGGCCCCCAGGACGTCTTCCAGGTGCTCCTTGACCACCCTGAACGCATCCTCTTAACCTTCGACGGCTTTGATGAGTTCAGGTTCAGGTTCACGGATCGGGAGCGTCACTGCTGTCCGACCGCCCCCACGTCAGTCCAAAGTCTGCTCTTCAACCTTCTGCAGGGCAACCTGCTAAAGAACGCCCGCAAGGTGTTGACCAGCCGTCCAGGCGCGGTATCCGCGAGCCTCCGAAAGCACGTGCGCATCGAACTCAGCCTCAAGGGCTTCTCGGAAGAGGGCATCGAACTGTACCTGAGGAAGCGGCATCGCGAGCCTGGGGTGGCCGACCGCCTCCTCTGCCTGCTCAGAGCCACCTCGGCCCTGCACGGTCTGTGCCACCTGCCCGTCTTCTCCTGGATGGTGTCCAAATGCCATGAGGAACTGTTGCTGCAGGGCCAGGGGTCCCCAAAGACCACCACGGATATGTACCTGCTGATCCTGGGGCACTTTCTGCTGCACGCCTCCCCACAACCCTTAGCCACCCATGGTCTGGGATCCAGCCTGATTCAGGGCAGGCTCCCCACGCTCCTGCACCTCGGCCGCCTGGCTCTCTGGGGCCTGGGCACGTGCTGCTATGTGTTCTCAGCCAAACAACTGCAGGCGGCACACGTCGACAGTGAGGACCTTTCTCTTGGCTTCCTGGTGCGCGCCAAGGGGGTTGTAGCCGGGAGTACGGCCCCCCTGGAATTCCTGCATATCACCTTCCAGTGCTTTTTTGCTGCATTCTACCTCGCCCTCAGTGCAGACACCCCGCCATCCTCGCTCAGACATCTCTTCCAAGGTCACAGGCCTGGAAGTTCGCCGCTGGCCAGGGTGCTGCCCAAATTATTCCTGCGGGGCTCGCGATGCAAAGAGGGCAGTGTGGCCGCTTTGCTGCAGGGGGCCGAGTCACACAACCTCCAGATCACAGGGGCCTTCCTGGTGGGGCTGTTGTCCCAGGAGCACCGGAGCTTGCTGGCCGAGTGCCAGGCCTCTGAGACGGCCCTGCTCCGGTGCCGGGACTGTGTCCAGAGGTGTCTGACCCGCAGCCTCCGCGAGCACTTCCgctccatcccaccctctgtGCCTGGTGAGGCCAAGAGCATGCACGCCCTGCCCAGCTTCCTCTGGCTCATCCGGAGCCTGTACGAGATGCAGGAGGAGCGGCTGGCACGGGAGGCTGCGCGCAGGTTGAACGTTGGGCACCTCAAGCTGACCTTCTGCAGTGTGGGCCCGGCCGAGTGTGCCGCCCTGGCCTTCGTGCTGCGCCACCTCCGGCGGCCTGTGGCCCTGCAGCTGGACCACAACTCTGTGGGCGACATCGGCGTGGAGCAGCTGCTGCCTTGCCTGGGCGTCTGCAAAGCTCTTTA CTTGCGAGATAACAACATCTCAGACCGAGGCATCTGCAAGCTGGTTGAACATGCTCTTCACTGTGAGCAGCTGCAGAAGTTAGC TCTGTTCAACAACAAATTGACCGACGGCTGTGCACACTCCATGGCCAGGCTCCTTGCGTGCAAGCAGAACTTCTTGGCTTTGAG GCTGGGGAACAACCACATCACAGCCGCGGGAGCCGAGGTGCTCGCCCAGGGGCTCAGAACTAACAACTCCTTGCAGTTTTTGGG GTTCTGGGGCAACCAGGTGGGTGACGAGGGGGCCCAGGCCTTGGCTGCAGCCTTGGGTGATCACCAGAGCTTGAGGTGGCTCAG CCTGGTGGGGAACAACATTGGCAGCGTGGGTGCGCAAGCCTTAGCATTGATGTTGGAAAAGAATGTGGCCCTGGAAGAACTCTG CCTGGAGGAGAACCACGTCCAGGATGAAGGTGTGTGTTTCCTCGCCAAAGGACTTGCAAGAAATTCAAGTTTGAAAGTCCTGAA GCTGTCTAACAACCACATCACCTCCCTTGGGGCAGAGGCCCTCGTGCAGGCCCTTGAAAAGAATGACAGCATTCGGGAAGTCTG GCTCCGAGGAAACACTTTCTCTCCGGAGGAAATTGAGAAACTCAGCCACCGGGATACCAGACTCTTGCTCTGA
- the NOD2 gene encoding nucleotide-binding oligomerization domain-containing protein 2 isoform X2: MCAQDAFQTQRSQLVESLVSGSLEGFESILDQLLSREVLSWEDYEGLSLVGQPISHLARRLLDTVWNKGAWGCEQLTAAVREAQADSQPPELPSSWDPRSPHPARDLQSHRPAIVRRLYGHVEGVLGLAQQRGFINQYETDEIRRPIFTSTQRARRLLDLATVKANGLAAFLLQCIQELPAPLALPFEDAACKKYMSKLRTVISAQSRFLSTYDGAETLCLEEVYTENVLEIQTEVGVAGPSQQSPTTLGLEELFSTRDHFNKEADTVLVVGEAGSGKSTLLQQLHLLWALGRAFQEFLFVFPFSCRQLQCLEKPLCVRTLLFEHCCWPDLGPQDVFQVLLDHPERILLTFDGFDEFRFRFTDRERHCCPTAPTSVQSLLFNLLQGNLLKNARKVLTSRPGAVSASLRKHVRIELSLKGFSEEGIELYLRKRHREPGVADRLLCLLRATSALHGLCHLPVFSWMVSKCHEELLLQGQGSPKTTTDMYLLILGHFLLHASPQPLATHGLGSSLIQGRLPTLLHLGRLALWGLGTCCYVFSAKQLQAAHVDSEDLSLGFLVRAKGVVAGSTAPLEFLHITFQCFFAAFYLALSADTPPSSLRHLFQGHRPGSSPLARVLPKLFLRGSRCKEGSVAALLQGAESHNLQITGAFLVGLLSQEHRSLLAECQASETALLRCRDCVQRCLTRSLREHFRSIPPSVPGEAKSMHALPSFLWLIRSLYEMQEERLAREAARRLNVGHLKLTFCSVGPAECAALAFVLRHLRRPVALQLDHNSVGDIGVEQLLPCLGVCKALYLRDNNISDRGICKLVEHALHCEQLQKLALFNNKLTDGCAHSMARLLACKQNFLALRLGNNHITAAGAEVLAQGLRTNNSLQFLGFWGNQVGDEGAQALAAALGDHQSLRWLSLEENHVQDEGVCFLAKGLARNSSLKVLKLSNNHITSLGAEALVQALEKNDSIREVWLRGNTFSPEEIEKLSHRDTRLLL; this comes from the exons ATGTGCGCACAGGATGCTTTTCAGACACAGAGAAGCCAACTGGTGGAGTCGCTGGTCTCGGGGTCCCTGGAGGGCTTTGAGAGCATTCTGGACCAGCTGCTTTCCCGGGAAGTCCTCTCCTGGGAGGACTACGAGGGGCTCAGCCTCGTGGGCCAGCCCATCTCCCACTTGGCCAGGCGCCTCCTCGACACCGTCTGGAATAAGGGTGCTTGGGGCTGTGAGCAACTGACTGCAGCTGTGCGGGAGGCCCAGGCTGACAGCCAGCCCCCCGAGCTTCCCAGCTCCTGGGACCCCCGCTCACCCCACCCAGCCCGTGACCTGCAGAGTCACCGACCGGCCATCGTCAGGAGACTCTACGGCCACGTGGAGGGTGTGCTGGGCCTGGCACAGCAGCGGGGTTTCATCAACCAGTACGAAACTGATGAAATCAGGCGGCCCATCTTCACGTCAACCCAGCGG GCAAGAAGGCTCCTTGATCTCGCCACAGTGAAGGCGAATGGGTTGGCTGCCTTTCTTCTCCAGTGTATTCAGGAATTACCGGCCCCATTGGCCCTGCCTTTTGAAG ATGCCGCCTGTAAGAAGTACATGTCCAAGCTGAGGACCGTTATATCAGCTCAGTCTCGCTTCCTGAGCACCTATGATGGAGCCGAGACTCTTTGCTTGGAAGAAGTGTATACAGAGAATGTTCTGGAAATCCAGACGGAGGTGGGCGTGGCTGGACCTTCGCAGCAGAGCCCTACCACCCTAGGCCTGGAGGAGCTCTTCAGCACGCGTGACCATTTCAACAAAGAGGCGGACACTGTGCTGGTGGTGGGCGAGGCGGGCAGCGGCAAGAGCACGCTCTTGCAACAGCTGCACCTGCTCTGGGCTTTGGGGCGGGCCTTCCAGGAATTTCTCTTTGTCTTCCCGTTCAGCTGCCGGCAGCTGCAGTGCCTGGAGAAACCGCTGTGCGTGCGGACGCTGCTTTTCGAACACTGCTGTTGGCCCGACCTTGGCCCCCAGGACGTCTTCCAGGTGCTCCTTGACCACCCTGAACGCATCCTCTTAACCTTCGACGGCTTTGATGAGTTCAGGTTCAGGTTCACGGATCGGGAGCGTCACTGCTGTCCGACCGCCCCCACGTCAGTCCAAAGTCTGCTCTTCAACCTTCTGCAGGGCAACCTGCTAAAGAACGCCCGCAAGGTGTTGACCAGCCGTCCAGGCGCGGTATCCGCGAGCCTCCGAAAGCACGTGCGCATCGAACTCAGCCTCAAGGGCTTCTCGGAAGAGGGCATCGAACTGTACCTGAGGAAGCGGCATCGCGAGCCTGGGGTGGCCGACCGCCTCCTCTGCCTGCTCAGAGCCACCTCGGCCCTGCACGGTCTGTGCCACCTGCCCGTCTTCTCCTGGATGGTGTCCAAATGCCATGAGGAACTGTTGCTGCAGGGCCAGGGGTCCCCAAAGACCACCACGGATATGTACCTGCTGATCCTGGGGCACTTTCTGCTGCACGCCTCCCCACAACCCTTAGCCACCCATGGTCTGGGATCCAGCCTGATTCAGGGCAGGCTCCCCACGCTCCTGCACCTCGGCCGCCTGGCTCTCTGGGGCCTGGGCACGTGCTGCTATGTGTTCTCAGCCAAACAACTGCAGGCGGCACACGTCGACAGTGAGGACCTTTCTCTTGGCTTCCTGGTGCGCGCCAAGGGGGTTGTAGCCGGGAGTACGGCCCCCCTGGAATTCCTGCATATCACCTTCCAGTGCTTTTTTGCTGCATTCTACCTCGCCCTCAGTGCAGACACCCCGCCATCCTCGCTCAGACATCTCTTCCAAGGTCACAGGCCTGGAAGTTCGCCGCTGGCCAGGGTGCTGCCCAAATTATTCCTGCGGGGCTCGCGATGCAAAGAGGGCAGTGTGGCCGCTTTGCTGCAGGGGGCCGAGTCACACAACCTCCAGATCACAGGGGCCTTCCTGGTGGGGCTGTTGTCCCAGGAGCACCGGAGCTTGCTGGCCGAGTGCCAGGCCTCTGAGACGGCCCTGCTCCGGTGCCGGGACTGTGTCCAGAGGTGTCTGACCCGCAGCCTCCGCGAGCACTTCCgctccatcccaccctctgtGCCTGGTGAGGCCAAGAGCATGCACGCCCTGCCCAGCTTCCTCTGGCTCATCCGGAGCCTGTACGAGATGCAGGAGGAGCGGCTGGCACGGGAGGCTGCGCGCAGGTTGAACGTTGGGCACCTCAAGCTGACCTTCTGCAGTGTGGGCCCGGCCGAGTGTGCCGCCCTGGCCTTCGTGCTGCGCCACCTCCGGCGGCCTGTGGCCCTGCAGCTGGACCACAACTCTGTGGGCGACATCGGCGTGGAGCAGCTGCTGCCTTGCCTGGGCGTCTGCAAAGCTCTTTA CTTGCGAGATAACAACATCTCAGACCGAGGCATCTGCAAGCTGGTTGAACATGCTCTTCACTGTGAGCAGCTGCAGAAGTTAGC TCTGTTCAACAACAAATTGACCGACGGCTGTGCACACTCCATGGCCAGGCTCCTTGCGTGCAAGCAGAACTTCTTGGCTTTGAG GCTGGGGAACAACCACATCACAGCCGCGGGAGCCGAGGTGCTCGCCCAGGGGCTCAGAACTAACAACTCCTTGCAGTTTTTGGG GTTCTGGGGCAACCAGGTGGGTGACGAGGGGGCCCAGGCCTTGGCTGCAGCCTTGGGTGATCACCAGAGCTTGAGGTGGCTCAG CCTGGAGGAGAACCACGTCCAGGATGAAGGTGTGTGTTTCCTCGCCAAAGGACTTGCAAGAAATTCAAGTTTGAAAGTCCTGAA GCTGTCTAACAACCACATCACCTCCCTTGGGGCAGAGGCCCTCGTGCAGGCCCTTGAAAAGAATGACAGCATTCGGGAAGTCTG GCTCCGAGGAAACACTTTCTCTCCGGAGGAAATTGAGAAACTCAGCCACCGGGATACCAGACTCTTGCTCTGA
- the NOD2 gene encoding nucleotide-binding oligomerization domain-containing protein 2 isoform X4, with amino-acid sequence MCAQDAFQTQRSQLVESLVSGSLEGFESILDQLLSREVLSWEDYEGLSLVGQPISHLARRLLDTVWNKGAWGCEQLTAAVREAQADSQPPELPSSWDPRSPHPARDLQSHRPAIVRRLYGHVEGVLGLAQQRGFINQYETDEIRRPIFTSTQRARRLLDLATVKANGLAAFLLQCIQELPAPLALPFEDAACKKYMSKLRTVISAQSRFLSTYDGAETLCLEEVYTENVLEIQTEVGVAGPSQQSPTTLGLEELFSTRDHFNKEADTVLVVGEAGSGKSTLLQQLHLLWALGRAFQEFLFVFPFSCRQLQCLEKPLCVRTLLFEHCCWPDLGPQDVFQVLLDHPERILLTFDGFDEFRFRFTDRERHCCPTAPTSVQSLLFNLLQGNLLKNARKVLTSRPGAVSASLRKHVRIELSLKGFSEEGIELYLRKRHREPGVADRLLCLLRATSALHGLCHLPVFSWMVSKCHEELLLQGQGSPKTTTDMYLLILGHFLLHASPQPLATHGLGSSLIQGRLPTLLHLGRLALWGLGTCCYVFSAKQLQAAHVDSEDLSLGFLVRAKGVVAGSTAPLEFLHITFQCFFAAFYLALSADTPPSSLRHLFQGHRPGSSPLARVLPKLFLRGSRCKEGSVAALLQGAESHNLQITGAFLVGLLSQEHRSLLAECQASETALLRCRDCVQRCLTRSLREHFRSIPPSVPGEAKSMHALPSFLWLIRSLYEMQEERLAREAARRLNVGHLKLTFCSVGPAECAALAFVLRHLRRPVALQLDHNSVGDIGVEQLLPCLGVCKALYLRDNNISDRGICKLVEHALHCEQLQKLALFNNKLTDGCAHSMARLLACKQNFLALRQILYQLSYQGSPVTIKQVNIHRKLAQYPRT; translated from the exons ATGTGCGCACAGGATGCTTTTCAGACACAGAGAAGCCAACTGGTGGAGTCGCTGGTCTCGGGGTCCCTGGAGGGCTTTGAGAGCATTCTGGACCAGCTGCTTTCCCGGGAAGTCCTCTCCTGGGAGGACTACGAGGGGCTCAGCCTCGTGGGCCAGCCCATCTCCCACTTGGCCAGGCGCCTCCTCGACACCGTCTGGAATAAGGGTGCTTGGGGCTGTGAGCAACTGACTGCAGCTGTGCGGGAGGCCCAGGCTGACAGCCAGCCCCCCGAGCTTCCCAGCTCCTGGGACCCCCGCTCACCCCACCCAGCCCGTGACCTGCAGAGTCACCGACCGGCCATCGTCAGGAGACTCTACGGCCACGTGGAGGGTGTGCTGGGCCTGGCACAGCAGCGGGGTTTCATCAACCAGTACGAAACTGATGAAATCAGGCGGCCCATCTTCACGTCAACCCAGCGG GCAAGAAGGCTCCTTGATCTCGCCACAGTGAAGGCGAATGGGTTGGCTGCCTTTCTTCTCCAGTGTATTCAGGAATTACCGGCCCCATTGGCCCTGCCTTTTGAAG ATGCCGCCTGTAAGAAGTACATGTCCAAGCTGAGGACCGTTATATCAGCTCAGTCTCGCTTCCTGAGCACCTATGATGGAGCCGAGACTCTTTGCTTGGAAGAAGTGTATACAGAGAATGTTCTGGAAATCCAGACGGAGGTGGGCGTGGCTGGACCTTCGCAGCAGAGCCCTACCACCCTAGGCCTGGAGGAGCTCTTCAGCACGCGTGACCATTTCAACAAAGAGGCGGACACTGTGCTGGTGGTGGGCGAGGCGGGCAGCGGCAAGAGCACGCTCTTGCAACAGCTGCACCTGCTCTGGGCTTTGGGGCGGGCCTTCCAGGAATTTCTCTTTGTCTTCCCGTTCAGCTGCCGGCAGCTGCAGTGCCTGGAGAAACCGCTGTGCGTGCGGACGCTGCTTTTCGAACACTGCTGTTGGCCCGACCTTGGCCCCCAGGACGTCTTCCAGGTGCTCCTTGACCACCCTGAACGCATCCTCTTAACCTTCGACGGCTTTGATGAGTTCAGGTTCAGGTTCACGGATCGGGAGCGTCACTGCTGTCCGACCGCCCCCACGTCAGTCCAAAGTCTGCTCTTCAACCTTCTGCAGGGCAACCTGCTAAAGAACGCCCGCAAGGTGTTGACCAGCCGTCCAGGCGCGGTATCCGCGAGCCTCCGAAAGCACGTGCGCATCGAACTCAGCCTCAAGGGCTTCTCGGAAGAGGGCATCGAACTGTACCTGAGGAAGCGGCATCGCGAGCCTGGGGTGGCCGACCGCCTCCTCTGCCTGCTCAGAGCCACCTCGGCCCTGCACGGTCTGTGCCACCTGCCCGTCTTCTCCTGGATGGTGTCCAAATGCCATGAGGAACTGTTGCTGCAGGGCCAGGGGTCCCCAAAGACCACCACGGATATGTACCTGCTGATCCTGGGGCACTTTCTGCTGCACGCCTCCCCACAACCCTTAGCCACCCATGGTCTGGGATCCAGCCTGATTCAGGGCAGGCTCCCCACGCTCCTGCACCTCGGCCGCCTGGCTCTCTGGGGCCTGGGCACGTGCTGCTATGTGTTCTCAGCCAAACAACTGCAGGCGGCACACGTCGACAGTGAGGACCTTTCTCTTGGCTTCCTGGTGCGCGCCAAGGGGGTTGTAGCCGGGAGTACGGCCCCCCTGGAATTCCTGCATATCACCTTCCAGTGCTTTTTTGCTGCATTCTACCTCGCCCTCAGTGCAGACACCCCGCCATCCTCGCTCAGACATCTCTTCCAAGGTCACAGGCCTGGAAGTTCGCCGCTGGCCAGGGTGCTGCCCAAATTATTCCTGCGGGGCTCGCGATGCAAAGAGGGCAGTGTGGCCGCTTTGCTGCAGGGGGCCGAGTCACACAACCTCCAGATCACAGGGGCCTTCCTGGTGGGGCTGTTGTCCCAGGAGCACCGGAGCTTGCTGGCCGAGTGCCAGGCCTCTGAGACGGCCCTGCTCCGGTGCCGGGACTGTGTCCAGAGGTGTCTGACCCGCAGCCTCCGCGAGCACTTCCgctccatcccaccctctgtGCCTGGTGAGGCCAAGAGCATGCACGCCCTGCCCAGCTTCCTCTGGCTCATCCGGAGCCTGTACGAGATGCAGGAGGAGCGGCTGGCACGGGAGGCTGCGCGCAGGTTGAACGTTGGGCACCTCAAGCTGACCTTCTGCAGTGTGGGCCCGGCCGAGTGTGCCGCCCTGGCCTTCGTGCTGCGCCACCTCCGGCGGCCTGTGGCCCTGCAGCTGGACCACAACTCTGTGGGCGACATCGGCGTGGAGCAGCTGCTGCCTTGCCTGGGCGTCTGCAAAGCTCTTTA CTTGCGAGATAACAACATCTCAGACCGAGGCATCTGCAAGCTGGTTGAACATGCTCTTCACTGTGAGCAGCTGCAGAAGTTAGC TCTGTTCAACAACAAATTGACCGACGGCTGTGCACACTCCATGGCCAGGCTCCTTGCGTGCAAGCAGAACTTCTTGGCTTTGAG gcagattctttaccagctgagctaccagggaagccctgtgacgATTAAGCAAGTTAATATACATAGAAAGCTGGCACAGTATCCCAGAACTTAG